Genomic segment of Nostoc sp. TCL240-02:
GCATTTTAGCAGCAAATTAGTATATTTGTACTATAATTTTTATACGAGATTTAATCTGAGAAATTTTGACTATTTTGTAGGATGGGCAACATGAGCGTCCCTTGTATTTCCGGGCGGGCAAGATTGCCCACCCCACAAGAATCATCAGCAACGCTCAACTTTCCAAACATTTTCTAAAAGCAAAAGATTTGCCAGCGCTGATAATATTTCTATAGGACTCATATTTTATTTTTGAAAAAATGAGATTAAGAATATACCAAATAGCTGATACCGAAGAAATTATGAAGTTGTTCTACGACACTATTCATGAAGTGAATATTCATGATTACACACAAGAACAAGTAGATGCTTGGGCACCAGCAAATATGGATATTGACCTTTGGATTAAAGGTTTAGGAAGTAAGTTTACTTATGTCGCAGAGGAAAATAGTAAAATTATCGGTTTTGGGGAACTAGAGGCTAATGGACATATTGACCATTTTTACTGTCATAAAGATTTTCAAAGAAAAGGGATTGGTAAAAAAATCTTAGAACAGCTTGAATGCAAAGCAAAGTCTTTAGGAATTGAAAGGTTATTTACAGAAGCTAGTATTACAGCTAAACCGTTTTTTGAAAGCCAGAATTTTATTGTTGTGAAACAGCAAGAGGTGGAACGGAGAGGGCAAAAACTGATAAATTTTATTATGGAAAAATCAATTTAATAACTACTAAATAGGTTCTATTAAAACAAGTAAATTATTTTGAAAAGATTGACTTAAATTCACCGAGAGTATTAAAATTCTCTCAATAACTAAGAATAAAATTTTATATGGTCTGTTATGTGGAAGTGCGTTAGTCTTGCCATGCCACTACTTAAGATAGGCTTGCTCTATCAATAATTTCTGAATTAATTTTAAATTGCAGTTTTTCTCGTAATTGTTGTGCTTGCTGATAAGCTACTGTCCGCCCTTTGTTTAAATTGTGTAATTCTGCTGGTTCCAAAGGTTGAATATAGTAACGCAAGCGAGTTCTCATTGCCCAAATTCCCATTGAAGGAAACAGAATTAAGACAAACATGAAAGGCGATAAAGGTAAGAATGGTAATTTGACTAGTCGTTGCAATTTTTGCAAATTAACAGCCCAAGGATGTAAAAATTCACTCCCAATGCAAACTACTGGGAGAATAGGAATATGATAGCGATCGCTCAACTTAACAAAACTCACATCAAACTTTTCTAGTTGATAGCGTCTTTTCCAACCTTTCAGAGGGCCGCGGATACCTTCGGGTGCATATAAAATAATTTTATTTTGGGCTATAGCTGCCTCAAAATCATCTAATTCGGCTCGCACACCACCCAAAACCTGCGACCATCTGGGTGGTAGCCACCAAATAACCCAAGGATGATCAAATAATGCTGGACTTGCTACAGGTTGTACCACCCATCCTCTAGCTTCACTTAATAAATAACCCAAAGTCAAAAAGTCCCAAGGAAAACTCATCCCTGCGTGATTCATTGCCACAATCAATGGCCCTGTTTGCGGCAAGTTTTCGACTTGTTTTAATTCTCCCCGA
This window contains:
- a CDS encoding GNAT family N-acetyltransferase — its product is MRLRIYQIADTEEIMKLFYDTIHEVNIHDYTQEQVDAWAPANMDIDLWIKGLGSKFTYVAEENSKIIGFGELEANGHIDHFYCHKDFQRKGIGKKILEQLECKAKSLGIERLFTEASITAKPFFESQNFIVVKQQEVERRGQKLINFIMEKSI
- a CDS encoding 1-acyl-sn-glycerol-3-phosphate acyltransferase, with translation MINQHSQNLLDTQLENAPGEGYIFSWFDWFCLWYPPGWLILFNRHWQHYHTDTDGWNWPEYGLFLIPGGFYLAMLIRWLRLGFRSPRKELGEFDPKYQQAFRKEVLGPIVKYYFRGELKQVENLPQTGPLIVAMNHAGMSFPWDFLTLGYLLSEARGWVVQPVASPALFDHPWVIWWLPPRWSQVLGGVRAELDDFEAAIAQNKIILYAPEGIRGPLKGWKRRYQLEKFDVSFVKLSDRYHIPILPVVCIGSEFLHPWAVNLQKLQRLVKLPFLPLSPFMFVLILFPSMGIWAMRTRLRYYIQPLEPAELHNLNKGRTVAYQQAQQLREKLQFKINSEIIDRASLS